Proteins found in one Thunnus maccoyii chromosome 5, fThuMac1.1, whole genome shotgun sequence genomic segment:
- the sin3aa gene encoding SIN3 transcription regulator family member Aa isoform X4: MTWTVVCANANGGGRLQIFCYKHESGVRSLFPGSLSSHEYEFIMKRRLEDQETVFASQQRRLPGNAEAFQHRVLAPAPAPAVYEAVTDNMQPTAGVQYSVPQGYQSLLSQVPTVAQNSGGHGHTPSPAVHGGSHHHSPAVQSHGPAVMSGHGHTAAPQASAQGQQQFQRLKVEDALSYLDQVKLQFGNQPQVYNDFLDIMKEFKSQSIDTPGVISRVSQLFKGHPDLIMGFNTFLPPGYKIEVQTNDLVNVTTPGQIHHITPHGISVQNIPITGAPTQHQPQLPPTATTSAPPLLTQPTPAKMSKPLQPQALTPSSQSNPSIPAYTSPRSPPMQLHPPLSGTPTGPPMQNNQPVEFNHAINYVNKIKNRFQGQPDIYKAFLEILHTYQKEQRNAKEAGGNYTPALTEQEVYAQVARLFKNQEDLLSEFGQFLPDANSSVLLNKTTAEKAESVRNDHGGTAKKLQLNNKQRPNQNGCQIRRHPAPGSTPPVKKKPKLLNLKDPSVAEASKHGVGTESLFFEKVRKALRSAEAYDNFLRCLVIFNQEVISRAELVQLVLPFLGKFPELFNWFKNFLGYREMSHIETYPKERATEGIAMEIDYASCKRLGSSYRALPKSYQQPKCTGRTPLCKEVLNDTWVSFPSWSEDSTFVSSKKTQYEEHIYRCEDERFELDVVLETNLATIRVLETVQRKLSRMSAEEQAKFRLDSTLGGSSEVVHRKAIQRIYGDKAPDIIDGLKKNPAASVPIVLKRLKTKEEEWREAQRGFNKIWREQNEKYYLKSLDHQGINFKQNDTKVLRSKSLLNEIESIYDERQEQASEENATPPTGPHLTLAYEDSQILEDAAALIIHHVKRQTSIQKEDKYKIKQIIYHFIPDMLFAQRGELSDVEEEEEEEEMDLEEGASKKHNGVPGSGSPSKSKLLFSNTAAQKLRGCDDAYNLFYVNNNWYIFLRLHQTLCSRLLRLYGQAERQIEEEVRERDWEREVLGLKKEKNDNPAIQLRLKEPMDIEVEDYYSAFLEMVRNLLDGNMEASQYEDSLREMFTIHAYIAFTMDKLIQSIVRQLQHIVSDEICIQVTDLYLAESTNGASGGTMSTQSSRSSAEAVYQRKAEQLMSDENCFKVMFLRNRGQVQLTVELLDTEEENSDEPMEAE; this comes from the exons GTCTCTCAGCTCTCACGAGTATGAGTTCATAATGAAGCGGCGACTGGAGGATCAGGAAACGGTTTTTGCGTCCCAGCAGCGGCGCCTCCCTGGCAACGCGGAGGCTTTCCAGCATCGTGTCCTGGCCCCTGCTCCAGCCCCAGCTGTGTATGAGGCCGTGACTGACAACATGCAGCCCACAGCAGGCGTCCAGTACTCCGTCCCCCAGGGATACCAG TCTCTGCTTTCCCAGGTTCCCACTGTGGCCCAGAACAGTGGAGGGCATGGACACACCCCGAGCCCAGCAGTCCATGGGGGGTCCCACCACCACAGCCCTGCAGTCCAGTCCCACGGTCCCGCGGTGATGTCGGGGCACGGCCACACGGCTGCTCCTCAAGCCTCCGCGCAGGGCCAGCAGCAGTTCCAGAGGCTCAAG GTGGAAGATGCCTTGTCTTACTTGGACCAAGTCAAACTGCAGTTTGGCAACCAGCCTCAGGTCTACAATGACTTTCTGGACATAATGAAAGAGTTCAAGTCTCAAAG TATCGACACCCCCGGGGTCATCAGCAGAGTGTCGCAGCTTTTTAAAGGCCACCCGGACCTCATAATGGGCTTCAACACCTTCCTGCCACCTGGCTACAAGATCGAGGTCCAGACCAATGACCTGGTCAATGTAACAACGCCGGGTCAGATCCACCACATCACCCCACATGGCATTTCAGTCCAGAACATCCCCATAACAGGAGCACCTACCCAACACCAACCCCAGCTCCCGCCCACTGCAACCACCAGCGCTCCGCCCCTCCTGACGCAGCCCACCCCTGCCAAGATGAGCAAG CCTCTTCAGCCCCAGGCGTTGACACCAAGCAGTCAGAGCAATCCGTCCATCCCTGCATACACCTCTCCCCGCTCCCCGCCCATGCAGCTCCACCCGCCGCTCAGTGGGACCCCCACCGGTCCACCCATGCAGAACAACCAGCCAGTGGAGTTCAACCACGCCATCAACTACGTCAACAAGATCAAGAACCGCTTCCAGGGCCAGCCCGACATCTACAAAGCCTTCCTGGAGATCCTCCACACGTACCAG AAGGAGCAGCGTAATGCTAAGGAGGCAGGAGGGAACTACACCCCGGCTCTGACGGAGCAGGAGGTCTACGCTCAGGTGGCCAGACTCTTCAAAAACCAAGAGGATCTTCTTTCAGAGTTTGGGCAATTTCTCCCCGATGCCAACAGTTCAGTG ctATTGAATAAGACAACAGCTGAAAAGGCAGAGTCTGTACGGAATGATCACGGTGGAACCGCCAAAAAGCTGCAGCTCAACAACAAACAGAGGCCCAATCAGAACGGCTGCCAGATCCGTCGGCATCCAGCTCCAGGCAGCACACCCCCCGTGAAG AAGAAGCCCAAGTTATTGAATTTGAAAGATCCGTCGGTGGCAGAGGCCAGCAAGCATGGAGTCGGAACAGAGTCTTTGTTCTTTGAGAAA GTGCGTAAAGCCTTGCGAAGTGCAGAGGCCTACGACAACTTCTTGCGATGTCTGGTCATCTTCAATCAGGAGGTGATCTCCAGGGCTGAGCTGGTGCAACTGGTGCTGCCCTTTTTAGG AAAATTCCCTGAGCTGTTCAACTGGTTTAAAAACTTCCTGGGATATCGGGAAATGTCCCACATCGAAACGTACCCTAAGGAACGGGCCACGGAGGGTATCGCCATGGAGATTGATTATGCTTCCTGTAAGAGGCTAGGCTCCAGTTACAGAGCACTGCCCAAAAGCTACCAGCAGCCCAAATGCACCGGCAGAACTCCACTTTGTAAAGAG GTCTTAAATGACACCTGGGTCTCCTTCCCCTCGTGGTCAGAAGACTCCACTTTTGTCAGCTCCAAGAAAACCCAGTACGAAGAGCACATCTACAGATGTGAGGATGAACGCTTTGAG CTGGACGTTGTGCTGGAAACCAACCTGGCTACCATCAGAGTCCTGGAGACGGTACAGCGGAAGTTGTCCCGCATGTCTGCAGAGGAGCAGGCCAAGTTCCGCTTGGACAGCACGCTGGGCGGCTCCTCGGAGGTCGTGCACCGAAAGGCCATCCAGAGGATATACGGAGACAAAGCACCCGACATCATCGATGGTCTGAAGAAAAATCCTGCTGCTTCTGTCCCCATTGTGCTAAAGAG GTTAAAGACCAAGGAGGAGGAGTGGCGGGAAGCCCAACGAGGCTTCAACAAGATCTGGAGGGAGCAGAACGAGAAGTATTACCTCAAGTCTCTCGACCATCAAGGCATCAACTTCAAACAGAACGACACCAAAGTGCTTCGATCCAAGTCCCTGCTGAATGAAATCGAAAGTATCTACGATGAG CGCCAGGAGCAGGCGTCGGAGGAGAACGCCACCCCGCCAACGGGCCCCCACCTGACTCTGGCGTACGAGGACAGCCAGATCCTGGAGGACGCGGCGGCGCTCATCATCCACCACGTCAAGCGCCAGACCAGCATTCAGAAGGAGGACAAATACAAGATCAAACAGATCATCTACCATTTCATCCCAGACATGCTGTTCGCTCAGCGCGGCGAGCTCTCTGacgtagaggaggaggaggaggaagaggagatggatCTGGAAGAAGGCGCCTCCAAAAAGCACAACGGCGTCCCCGGCAGCGGGAGCCCCTCCAAGTCCAAGCTGCTGTTCAGCAACACGGCAGCACAAAAGCTACGCGGCTGCGACGACGCCTACAACCTCTTCTACGTCAACAACAACTGGTACATCTTCCTGCGCCTGCACCAGACGTTGTGCTCGCGTCTGCTGCGGCTGTACGGGCAGGCGGAGCGGCAGATCGAAGAGGAGGTCAGGGAACGAGACTGGGAGCGGGAAGTCCTGGGACTCAAGAAGGAGAAGAACGACAATCCGGCCATCCAGCTGAGATTAAAGGAGCCCA TGGACATCGAGGTGGAAGATTACTACTCGGCCTTCTTGGAGATGGTTCGGAATCTCCTGGACGGAAATATGGAGGCTTCACAATACGAGGACTCGCTGAGGGAAATGTTCACCATCCACGCTTACATCGCCTTCACAATGGATAAGCTCATCCAAAGCATCGTCCGGCAG ctcCAGCACATTGTTAGCGATGAGATCTGCATCCAGGTAACGGACCTCTACCTGGCAGAAAGCACTAACGGCGCCAGCGGAGGAACCATGTCCACGCAATCATCGAGGAGCTCCGCGGAGGCCGTCTACCAGCGGAAAGCCGAGCAGCTCATGTCTGATGAGAACTGCTTCAAG